In Indicator indicator isolate 239-I01 chromosome 7, UM_Iind_1.1, whole genome shotgun sequence, the sequence atacttatacacATTGACAagattcccctctcagtcttctcaagactaagcagccccagggctctcagtctctcttcataggggagatgctcaagtcccctaatcatcctcgtggctctccactggattctctccagcaggtctctgtatCTCTTGAGCCGGGGAGCCCAAAAATTTCCCTTAGATCGCCTGTGCGTGTGTGCATGTGAGACTTTGCAAAGGCTCGTTGTGGCCCTCTGCCggaggttgttttgtttgagaCTGACCTGCTGCTTTTGAGTCTTTTTAAGCTTATAGTTCTGCAAACGTTACAGGTTGATCTGGTAGGTTTTACCACTAGTGGGAAAAACTTTAATGGATCCCTATAAACTGGCCTGGAACTCTGCCAGGAACGTGATATAGTCTAGATATGCACTGAAACAATCATAAGGTAGTGTTTTAAGGTTAGCCAGAAGTAGCTCTCTCCAAGTTTGTAGTGAGAGAGGATATTTCTTGCTAAGTTTTCATTCCTGTGGGCAGCAACATCAGATGCCATTTGACTAAAAAATTTGAGACTGTGACACATGAGGGAAGACCAATAGCTGAGATTAGTCTCAGTGAGGTAAACTTCAGTAGCAATTGTCATCGGACAAAATTATACCAGAAGCTTCAGAGAAAGTGATAAAAGCCACTGCTAAATAACCTGCCAaaagggaaatggtttgaacAAGATACCATTTGGTTGGTACCTGGTAAAAGGTCTCTCTCGTGGATATCATATCCTGACAGATATAAAGAGAACATCTTTCCTTATTCAAAGGAGATCATACTAAGATCcatcacagcagtgctgcagggacagccagAAACATAGCTGGTCTTTACCTCCTTAGGCCTCATCAGTGAGGAACGGTCGTGGCAGAGTTAAAAGGAGTTTTACCGATCTGCAAGACCTCCCAGAGCCATCAACTGGTTGGTGTTTCCGTGCTGCCCTCGTCTGGATGGCCCAGAAGGGCTCTCCCTGAGTCCGGGTTGTAGCTTGTGCTGGCCCCAAGGTTTGGGGCAGCCTTTGCCCAACGTGAGGACGCTGCTGCAGAGTGCAGCTGTCCCTGTTCTGCAgggagcacagggctgtgggaggGGAGAGTTGAATGCAACAACGATTACTGGCTCTGTAAGCTCAGCAAAgtgttgtatttaaaaaaatcctgccTTTTGTGCAGTGATCAAACTTTTCAGCTTCAAACCTCTTCTGGAATCCTGTGAACTAAATATATTGGATGTTTTATGTTCAGTGACTTCCAGATCTGCTGTAAGAAAGTTATTTCTTTGCCAGCTCCcattttatttgaaaacttATTTCTGATTTGAAATATCTGTATCTCTGTCACAGGCATTGCACTTCCCTCCCACAAAATCTTATATAATACCCTTGGCACTCTagttaaagaaaggaaaatctaTCATACAGGAGAAGGATACTTCATTGTGACTCCCAACACATACTTTATCCCAAATAATACCACAGAAGACAAGAGAGGGGTGCCATTGGAGAACAGTTATTGCTGTTCATTGCCTTCCATCATTTACCTGGTAAACACTGAGTGCTGTGCAAACCtggtgaaagaaaacatttctacaGTATTCCATTACAGATCCTGCCATTGTTTCCCTGACCAGAATATGCTTGGCATAAGACATCGGTACCTAATGAACCCTGAACCTaatggaggaggaaggaaaggccACAGTGAATTGAAGCCTTCCATTCAAAATCAAGGGATCTCCATGTCTGCTGAAAACCATTCCTGGGACACAACCAAATCCCTGgcttctgtgaaagagaaactgaaaagcaaaaggtTTGGCCTTGGACTTTTCTGGAGAAGCActtctaaaaaagaaaaaaataagaaggagTACTCCACTTTTTCAGCCCAGTTTCTTCCTCAGGAGTGGCCAGTCAGGGATGACGATGACTTAGATAATATTCCACATGATACTGAACATGAAATCATCGAGCATATTAACCCTACCCTTACAGTTGATAATTTGATTAAACACACAATATTAATGCAGaagtgtgagaagcagaaaaaaatctacCAGTGAGGGTACCTCGGCTGAAGGGTCAATACTCAGGCAAAACCATCTTTCAAAGGACTATAGCCAAAAGACAGAAAGCAAACCAGCAAAATACACCAGTAAAACCAAATCAAAGAAAGAGAAGCACATTAACAGAAGCAACAGCAAACCTCACATCCATGAGCTAATGTCCAAAAATGCAAAACTGGAAGAGAACCTTTCACTGCCTCCCAGAAAACAACAGCCATTCAACAAAGCAGTGGAATCCCACATCATATATAAAAAACATATCATGAACGCTTTTCAGGGTCTGTCATGGAGACGACACAGCTTTTGTGCAAAGGGGTAAAAAGGTGCTGTTAACAGTCAGCTCAAGTCCAGGACTTGAAAGCCAGAAAGGGCTTTTCAAAGGCCAAAGTCCTTGAACTCCCCAAAACACTTTGATTACAAACATGAAAAGCTGGCTACTGAAAAGCAGGCTGATGTAGCTAAGTGCAGTAAACTACTCCACCCTAGTAGGTCTTCCCTCCAACTAAAGACAGGTAGTTTAAGAGGAAGCTTTAGTTTTCCCCAAGGCAGTATTTTGCAAGCAGGTAATAAAAGTAAATGCTTTCTGGAGAGTAatctttctgaagaaaacatCTACAGAAGAACAATCAAAAATGATCTGGGGGATATTAAAAAATCCCCTTGCTCCTACACTGAGGGTGTATGTAAAGAAGATGCACAATTTTCATTACATCTGAAAGATGACTGTTGCAGGAGCAAAGCTGATGCTGTATATGAGTTATTAGATCGGACAGCAGAAGAATTAAAAACTGTCCATCTTTCAAATTATATTATAACCTGGTAAAAAGAACTGGTGAGAAATACAGACAAAAGACTGATAAAAAGAGTGAACTTATATTTAAATATGACTGTGCCAGTCACTCATGACCAGTGAAGCTGGAAAGTGAAGGATTTACTGATAACTGTCATCTTCTGTATCAAAAAGCACAGGATGGTGACACCTGTAACTCATTACAGCTCGATGACAATTTTGAACCATGTCACCTGCCTCCTGGCCATGCTTTTTCAGCTATAAGAGACAGGAATACAGCTGGTGCAAAAGCTGTACCTAAATAACTGTTAAGGAGCCCAGTGCAACACAATTCTAAATAAAGGTGTCTCTGGAGAGCTTGTTTGTAAGGAAAGTGCTAATTTTGCAGAATCGATAAATGGCTCAAAAGGGCATCCAACACCAGATTTCCCAGAAGGGAGTTATTTCTGCAGTCAGGTTCTTCCAACAGGTCacagaaaggaattaaaaactGGCCTGAATAACTGTATGAAGGCTCCAGCTGTAGCAGATTTCTGCAGGCTAATGAGGCTGACTCAGATGCTGACACTTTGCAGAATTTCACCTAGGAGGTGGGAGCAGTAGTGGCATGCTGTGCTTTGGGCTCACAGgttgaagaagaaagaaaccctCTGGGGAAAGATCTCTTTTTAAAGGATGCCTGCACTGTGACATCAGGACAGAAGCACTCAGAAGGGATGGAAAACCACAGCATTACAGGAGACAGTGGAATTGACtccccaaagaaagaaaacacatgtAACTATGTTTGATGTTTTATCTTCAAATTAACAACCACAGCTAGTCAGAAATATTgctgtaaatcatagaatcatataatcctAGAATACatagggttgaaagggacctttaaaggtcatctagtccaacctccctgcagtaaacagggacaatacctactagatcaggttgctcagagccccatcaagccttgaatgtctccaaggatgggccCTCTACCTTCCCGCTGGGCAACCTCCACCACCCtcgtagtaaagaacttcttggtaatgtccaatctaaatctacccttctctagtttaaaaccattacctctCCTCCCAttgctacaagcctttgtaaacaggccctctccagcccccttcaggctcttgaaggctgctctaaggtctccctggagccttctccaggctaaagagcccaaACTCCCTCAAGCCTGTGcttgcaggagaggtgctccagccctctgatcatcttcatggccttacTCTGGACCCATTCTATCagatctgtgtccttcttgtgttgaggagcccagaaatggacacgtCCTCCAGAtgaggtgtcaccagagcagcagaagtggcagaatcacttatcttgatctgctggcaaccctgcttttgatgcagcccagttCTACCATGTAATCCTACATGAATACTCCCCCTAAATGTGCAAATGTTGCTGTTTATATTTTGTGTTCACAtgccagaaaaataatttgagttCTGCCTTGCAGGTGGAAATGGCTAAGTACAGAAACACCAAGAAATACGGTGATTGATAAACTCAGTGTTAAACTTGGTGATTCAAAAACTCCTGTTAGCAGGCAGGTTCAGCTGAACATGACATTACAGATATTGTCACAGTTTCCCCGTTGTAGGCAAAGAGTAAAAAGTGCTTTATGGAGGTGTTCAACCAAAATCTAAACTGTAAAATACCATCTGACTATCAACCAAGAAGTATTAGACTGCATTCACATCACTTTATTAACCTGGAACACATTAACCTCCATTAATAAGAACTGTATCAGTTGGACAGGACTATCTTATGCTGCAATTCTTGAGGTcccatcagaaaacaaaacacaccaagaAGATTGGCACGCACCTTGCTACACAGGTACTACAAAAATTTCTTGAATTCCCAGGCTGTCTCACTGTGTCCTGAAGAGATCTCAGCATCCTTCCGAATCTGCCTTGTGTGTTTCTATCTGGCAAACAGGATTTCAGTTTTGCAAATGAAAACGTGTTGGTGTAGGAGATATCAGGTAGGGTCAGTGGTAGTGTTTTGAGGGGAAccctgccactgctctgctcccagtcaCCCTTCCTTCAGGGATCACTATCCTGACAGCCACCAGGATTGCTTTACAGATTTTCATTTGTAAGACTAATTTTGACTTTTTGCTGCTGAGTTCTTCCTGCAGTTAAAAGCAGACTGCACTCGTTTCACTGTGGCACTTCCAAATCTTTTTGAGGTACTTGTTCCTACTGTTGACTGTGTTATGCTCTTTCCTTACTGAAAAGTTGTCTTCGGTAGTTATGGAGACAGTAGGCCGAAGTTTTCATTATCAGTTGGAGATTTCATTTAGAAAAGGTGGCTTCGGCTTTGAAAAAACGGAAGAAACCCTGCCAGCTGCggctgagcagagccctgcagcactcACTCCCGTCTGCCTTAGTCCAGGGCCGGTACCAGGATTTTTCCCTCAggcttcttcttcccttcctgccctCGGTGCCTCACGCTACCGCTCTGTCAGCACCTTTTCCGTTTCTTTAAAAAGCCCTGCCAGGGTTTCACGGGCCTAGCGGGGCTACGGTACGAGGCAATCCCCAGTGAAGAGCCGCTTTGCCGCCGGCCTGGAGGACGTTACCCTTACCCACCCCCGCCCGTCATGGCGGGCGCTCCCAAGCACGCGGGGGAGCTCGTGTCTCTCCTCGCCGGCGCAGGTCATGCTGGGTGCTGTAGTCCGGGGAAGAGGCCCCGCTGAGGCATGCTGGGCCTTGTAGTCCGGCGGCGGGGGTGGCAAGCTATTGGCTGTCGGGCTGTGACTGAGTAGTGTAGTCCCACCTCGCCTTACCAGGGTAAGCAGGCGGGGCCTGCTTCTGTCACAGAGCGGCCGGCAGCAGCGCAGCGTGGCAGAGGTGAGCGGAGATGCCTGAAGCCACCCGATTTAGCGCCAGCAGCGAGGCCGAGTCGGATTCCGAGTACCCTATGGAGACCGAGTCAGCTCAGGAGAGTAGCCGCCGGCGGCGCAAGGTACTGGGCAGGGCTCCATGACCTTCCATGGGTGGCTACGGCCCGGCCTGACCGTGCGGCGCCTTTTCGCCTGCACACTGAGGCTCGTGTCCAGTGGGTCTTTCCTCGTGTCGCTCGTTCCGCTGGTGTGGGCTAGGGCGGGTCTGCGCGGCGCGGCGGCCACGGGGCGGACCGGGCCGGCCACGTGCGCGGTGGTGGGGCCTGCTGGGAGGTCGGCGGAGCTGCATGGCCTGTGGCGCCGGAGCGTGGGCCCCGCCTCGTGTCGCGACGGCCCTGCCCCCGGgcgtggtgatggtggtgggtCGGCTGGGACAGGCGTGGGGCTGTCCTCGCCGTGGTGTGGCCCAGGGAGCGCTTTGGGATGCACGCTATGAGGAGAAGTGTGCCGATAATGAAGGCCCGGGTGGCTCATGGGCAGGAAAATGCCTCCGGGCGGCACCTGCGCAGCGGCGGGGTGGGATCTGTTGCTTCCTGCCAGCCCCCTCGTCAATAACAGGGACATAGGCTTTTAGTTTTGAGTGCTCTGCAGCGTCTTGTTTGTTCTGTGTCGCTCGGATTCTGTCCTTTATTTAATTTATCGCTGCGTTGCGCTGTGCCTtaccagaaggagaaaaaagagaagaaatcgAAACGCCATGAGAAATCTCggaagagaaaggctgagacgGAGGAAAGTGAGCAGTCGGACGATGAGGCTGATTCCCCGAAACTTAAGAAATCAAGGAGTAGAATTAAACAAAACGGTGATACGAGAGAAGAAAGCCCGGAGAACACGAGATTATCTTCCTTAAGCCTTAAATCCTCCCACAAAAAAAGACACAGTAATTCCAGTGAAACGTCAAGTGGTGAGGGAGACAGCGAGCAAGAGCAGGTAAAACTAAGGACTTACTTATTGTGATGTGTTTTAGATTTTAACTCCTGCTTTGCAACAGGATTAAGTGTAGGGcacattattttttcccctttctcccagTTAGTGGGAAGACTGCTAGAAATTTTCAGCATTTAAAGCTACATAAACTGTCCCTTCTGTTGCTCATTTGCAAAAATTTTCAGTTATGGGAGTTGTGAAGTTCTAGGTCAGTGCACCATTGTATCAGTGTTATGCTACCATGCAGGTCGACAAGCTGCAGTGAGATGGTGCTTTAATATGATTCAGCATCGTTAGATGTACCTGTAATTGCCACAAATACAGTTTAAGTAGTTTCTTTTGGGTATATTAAGTACATGTCAAGTGAAATGGGAATTACTTGGTTTTGGccagtggaaaaagaaaagtattaaTATGTTTTTATATCTCTTGTTAAACAGTAGCTGTTCATGTAATAAGATGGTGCTTAACTTAATTATATATCATGTATCATGAGGTTTGTAAGCCTTTAAGTCTTTTCTGTAACAATGTTTTTATTACGTCTATTCTACTTAATTTACTTTCCTTTAAAATTACTTGACATGAACAGCTGGGTTTTTTGAAGGGAAACTCATTGTTGTACCTAAAGTTTGTTCTGAAAGGTTTTTATTCCTCTATGTTCTGTTTCttggtggttggggtttttttatgtttttgtttggttttgggatttttgtttgtttgttggttggtttggtttttgtttgctttttttgtttcttgttccAACTGATGCTTCACAAAGCATCCAGAGTTTCAGGGTTAGCATTCTTTCCTCTAGCTTTGTATTTTAATCACTGTGGTGGTAAAACATATATGAAAGTGATGCGTTGCTAAACGGTTATGTTTGATGCTCTCCTTTGTAATGTTATTCTTTTGGATTCCATTTATCTGTAAGTTACTGTGCTGTTTTATAGTTGGGAAGTAGGAAGTAGGCTAGATAGTATGCTTGTGTATTGTAGCATAATCTGTTAGACCAATAGGCAATCATTCCAAATAGAATGTGAAAATGTCATTATGAGGTTTTGGAGTTTTAATTTGGGTGTTTTGCATTTACAGAGTTATGCTATTAGATATGAAAGGATGTTAAGTTACAGATCACTCTTAACTCACTTTGAAATATGGTGGTACGTAAAACAAAGAAGGCTCTTTAGCTGCAGCTGTGGTAGTGTTGCTGAAAATTTGACCCTTAGGTATGACATCAGTGCCTATGCTGTTATCTTGAATTTTCTGATTGTCATACGATAGTTATGTGGAATGTTACCTGCTTTATTGTTTACCTAACAGGAGATGactgaagaacagaaagagGGTGCATTCTCCAATTTTCCAATTTCCAAAGGGACTGTTCAGCTTCTTCAAGGTAAATCTCTTGGCGTGTTGTGACCACAGAAAGTAAGTTACCCCTGTCCTGTGTTTTTATGCTCAGTATATTCAGTGAGTGTTGTAGATGTGCTCTGCTTGTGTGTACACAAGGACAGATGCTCTACAGAGGCATTTTGATTGCCTGCTGTAAATACATCTTTGAAcacagattttgttttgtttgcagtaTTGCCCAGCTTGGATTTTACAATAGCATTTTAAGTGAcgtaatcttaaaaaaaaacccagaaaacaataaaagaatTTTTCAATTAAAAGTTATTTCAATATGAGTAAAGGAAATCCATTTACATTTAGTGTCTTTGACACTAGTTTGTTAATCACTTAGTGTCAACTAAGGGAAGGAGTGGATTTGTGGATTTGATGTATATTtcatttcaaaggaaaagatTTTCATAGATAAATAGGGCATATTACATAAATAAAGCCACAGTACTTACGGCTGTCATTAAAGGATAGTAACTTCATCTGTCCCAGCTAGAGAATCAAATAGACAGTTGCAGGGTGTTGACAGATGACCTGTGTAATTAAATTGTGGAGGCAATAATATAGTCCTgatttcagagctgcagaaagttcTGCTTGGGATAACTTTCTctgaagagaatgaaaaaacaCTTGTAAAATGATCATATTAAGGCGGTCTGTTCAAATTGTCACAGCTCGGGGAGTGACGTACCTATTTCCCGTGCAAGTGAAGACCTTCGACCCAGTATATGCTGGCAAAGATGTAATTGCTCAGGCACGGACTGGAACAGGGAAAACGTTCTCTTTTGCAATTCCTTTAACTGAAAAGCTTCAGGGAgactcacaggaaagaagaagaggCCGTTCACCAAAGGTAACTATGCTTGGTTAGGGTGCTGATTTTGTTAGAGTCTGATGTTTATCTTTTGTCTTATGTTAGAGTAATTCATAGTTTTGACCTGCAGGAAAGGTTCTTCAAGTTTCCGCAGGGATAAGCAAATCCACATTAAAGATTCTTTGACAGCTGCATTTATTTGGCTTTGCCTGCATTCGGTGCTGCCTCATACCCTCTAAactaaaagaacaaaacaaatcaatatGCTtgtcaatttctttttctgtatacAGGGGGACCAAAACTATAGGtattggatgtgttcctatttAATTTTGTTCAGTCACCTTGCCTGTTTGGGCCCAGTGATTACAGGATACTTGGTTTTTCTCCTGGATAAGTTATGGATTAGTGACTTTTTCTGATTGATAAAAGCTGTCTGCTTAAACACACTTCTTAACCTTGTAAGGAGcagttttaaaaatagattGTTTTCACTAGGACCACCACCAGATGCTGAAGCTTCTGCTCCAGAGAATACAGACTCATTATGAGATGTCTGCATTCTTCAAGGGAATaccatctatttttttttcagcaattgTTTTTTTAGTGTGATGCCCTATGAAACTAATAGGCCAAAGCCTATCTTATCCCCATCagtaatggatttttttttttgtcagttgaTTTCATCGTGTCACTCATCCCGTAGATTACCTGAAACTCATTCCAGAACTAGTTCTAGCTCTTTTATTTGCATCTGCCCATTATGTTGGCTGTGTGCCTGAGAATGTTTGCTTTAGATCTATGAGTCttgcagagaagggaaagctttctTTGAGGGAGTTGCGAGTCTTAAAAAGGATTTCAGGCCTTATTCGACCATGGTACACCACTTTCTTTTTTGTAATGTATTTTTGTGTTTAAACAAGTAACAGGATAAGGACTGCAGGGTTTGTTTTGTCTAGCCATGGATGTCAGGTTTGAGAGGATTACTGCAGTCACATTAAACTTTATTAGTTAATATTCCTAGTTAGTAGCTTGTCTGTCAGCTGTAGTGAACCCTGTCTATTGGAAGAGAGGATGGTTCCTCTGTTGTTTTTGCAGGGATGTcagcagaggctccagaatCACACTGAACGTAAGCTTTAGACACTGACCATAAGTTTCCCTGAGTCACAGGGAAGGTGAGTGACAGTTGATAGCTCTTACACCTTCCTACAGGACCATAAGGCATTATTGAGCATGTGTGAAGCACCTTTTGTTACCCAAATCCTTCAGTCTTGTAATCAAACAGCATGTATGCTCATAGAAGAAAACTTGTAGCTGATCTGTTCAAGACGTAGACAAAAGGtactttgattttatttctcttgtttAAAAAGCCTGTCCTAAATAACTTTGTGCTGAAGGAGATTAATGGTGTTACAAGAGACTTGTGTTTCTCTAATCTTTGCTTAGATGACTATTTAAaccagcttcttttttttttctttttaatgtgagTGGTCAAACTTAAAGTAATCATAAGAAGTATAACAGTTTCTTGGCAGAAGCTATGCTGAGGGAGCATGTATTGGTCTTTTTTTGTGTAGGTACTAGTTCTTTGCCCAACGAGGGAGCTGGCAAACCAGGTTGCCAAAGATTTTAAAGACATCACAAGAAAGCTAACAGTAGCTTGTTTTTATGGAGGAACTCCGTACAATGGACAAAGTAAGTGAAATCAGTAGTAATTAAAATGTTGGTTGACTGATACATTTGAGGAATGCAGATGGGTCCTTCCATACATACACTTTTAGCTCAAAAACTGGAGAGTTCACGGGGAATTCAGTAGCTCAGATTCTGGCTTCTTATGGTGAGAAATAAATGTAGCTCGATTATATTTTTGATGTTCCTTGTCTTCTCATGTTCTTTAAAGAGATTATACTGCATGTGTAAAAAGTGTTTAGGTTCCTGTAaactttttcttcaaaaaatgTTTAGTCTTCGAGCTGTGAtgggtgggtgtggggtttttttaatgtgataCCTAGAGGATCTGTAAAATGGAGAAGAATTTTATTATGACAGCATAATGTATTGTCCTGATGGTTGTGGACAAAACAGATGAGAACAGGAATAAATAACATGGTTCATCGTAATGTATCTTCACATATTAgggatgatttcttttttttcttgctgctcttaAGGAAGGAAGTGATTTCAGTTAGTTTGGATAGTCAGATAAATAAggagttggttggtttgggttttttttaagtttccaGTTAAGGTAGACGATTTGGGAAGTTGGGAAGAGTACTTCCCAAGTATGTTAAAATCTAAATGTTGTGTCTACTTTATTTATgtcaggaggagagagaagggaggtgggaaatattttttgctttAGGGAGAGCAGTAGAACTTCTGCCTTGTCAGTTCTGGGACTTCGTTTTCCCACCCaagttttcttctcctgttcattATTTATTGTCACTTAGATATGTAAGGAGAGTACTTATGAATGGTTTAAGAAATTCTTTTGTTACTTTTTAGCTACCCTGTGTTTCTATTGTAGAGGATGCTCCCTAGTTCACTGCTATCTCTTCTGCTGTTTCCTGTCTATCAGTTGATCTCATGAGAAATGGCATTGACATTTTGGTTGGGACACCTGGTCGAATCAAAGACCATCTTCAGAATGGCAAGCTGGACCTTACCAAGGTCAAACATGTTGTTCTTGATGAAGTTGACCAGATGCTGGACATGGGATTTGCTGAGCAAGTGGAAGACATTTTACGTGTTGCATACAAGAAGGGTAATCTCAATATTTAAACAAATAGTAACaaatagtagtagtaataatttAGTCTGCTAAATTTCAGGTATATTTTTCTGAAAGATGCCAGGTGGCTTTCTTAGAAATTGTCAAATACTAAATATTATTAGAAATGTACATGAGCAAGCATTGTGTAAATGGGAATTGCTTACATGACTTTTGCAAAGCTTAAAATCCAATACTTAGGTGtcaaaaagttctttacagatCCCTATCTATAAGTTGCACTTGCACTTTTTCATGTTAAAAGGAATTAGAAGCTTTTTAACCCTTTTTGCTGCTTGAAAATAGACTGGGTTTTTGGTCAAAGTAATTTCTTTCTACCATTGAAAACTGATGTTTCtaggatatttttttctccagataTTAGTAATgcataaatttaaaaaacagaacTGCCTTTTTTACTTTATATAGTGATATGTGACCTCAGATTTTTATTAACCTGTATAATCAACTTGTATGCATCTATAAGATGAAAGATAGCAAGTTGGTGAACAttgttctgtgttttcagaTTCAGAAGACAATCCCCAGACCCTACTGTTTTCTGCAACTTGCCCACATTGGGTGTATGATGTGGCTAAGAAATACATGAAGTCTAAATATGAACAGATTGACCTTATTGGGAAAAGAACTCAAAAGGCTGCTACAACAGTAGAAGTGAGTAATCTATCTAATATGGAGTGTTTTCAGGCCTTTTCCTTTATGCTAGAAGTGGTCATCCCATCCTAAGGTACAGTAAAAGGTACAGAATGATGTTGAAAGTTATTTTGACAGAACTGTGGCAAAAATCTTGCACCCTGTACTGTCCTCTAGTGAAATGGTGTAACAtctcctgtttttttcttttcttgctttaaaaagtgataggacttttttttttttttttttttttttttttttttttaaatctcttacTGTAatttgagtgcaccctcagcaagtttgccaattacaccaagctgtgtggtgtggctgacatgctggagggaagagatgtcatccagagggacctggacaggctggagaggtgggcacaagccaacctcatgaggttcaacaagaccaagtgcagggtcctgcatctgggtcgaggcaatcccaagcacaaatacaggctgggcagtgactggctagaaagcagccctgaggagagggacttgggggtgctggtggacgagaagctcaacatgagctgtcagtgtgcacttgcagcccagaaagccaaccagatcctgggctgcatcaggagaagtgtggccagcaggtcaagggaggtgattctccccctctgctcagctctggtgagaccc encodes:
- the STOX1 gene encoding LOW QUALITY PROTEIN: storkhead-box protein 1 (The sequence of the model RefSeq protein was modified relative to this genomic sequence to represent the inferred CDS: deleted 1 base in 1 codon; substituted 2 bases at 2 genomic stop codons); the protein is MNPLSQSCSIPLAGGICHTVLDMNADSVMVTQEALMEQLVKNYPGIALPSHKILYNTLGTLVKERKIYHTGEGYFIVTPNTYFIPNNTTEDKRGVPLENSYCCSLPSIIYLVNTECCANLVKENISTVFHYRSCHCFPDQNMLGIRHRYLMNPEPNGGGRKGHSELKPSIQNQGISMSAENHSWDTTKSLASVKEKLKSKRFGLGLFWRSTSKKEKNKKEYSTFSAQFLPQEWPVRDDDDLDNIPHDTEHEIIEHINPTLTVDNLIKHTILMQKCEKQKKITSEGTSAEGSILSQLKSRTXKPERAFQRPKSLNSPKHFDYKHEKLATEKQADANEADSDADTLQNFTXEVGAVVACCALGSQVEEERNPLGKDLFLKDACTVTSGQKHSEGMENHSITGDSGIDSPKKENTFMETVGRSFHYQLEISFRKGGFGFEKTEETLPAAAEQSPAALTPVCLSPGPPCQGFTGLAGLRYEAIPSEEPLCRRPGGRYPYPPPPVMAGAPKHAGELVSLLAGAGHAGCCSPGKRPR
- the LOC128967835 gene encoding nucleolar RNA helicase 2-like, with translation MPEATRFSASSEAESDSEYPMETESAQESSRRRRKKEKKEKKSKRHEKSRKRKAETEESEQSDDEADSPKLKKSRSRIKQNGDTREESPENTRLSSLSLKSSHKKRHSNSSETSSGEGDSEQEQEMTEEQKEGAFSNFPISKGTVQLLQARGVTYLFPVQVKTFDPVYAGKDVIAQARTGTGKTFSFAIPLTEKLQGDSQERRRGRSPKVLVLCPTRELANQVAKDFKDITRKLTVACFYGGTPYNGQIDLMRNGIDILVGTPGRIKDHLQNGKLDLTKVKHVVLDEVDQMLDMGFAEQVEDILRVAYKKDSEDNPQTLLFSATCPHWVYDVAKKYMKSKYEQIDLIGKRTQKAATTVEHLAIECHWSQRAAVIGDVIQVYSGSHGRTIVFCETKKEANELALNASIKQDCQSLHGDIPQKQREITLKGFRNGSFKVLVATNVAARGLDIPEVDLVVQSSPPKDVESYIHRSGRTGRAGRTGICICFYQRKEEYQLRYVEQKAGITFKRVGVPTATDIIKASSKDAIRCLDSVPQTAIEYFKESARFLIQEKGPVNALAAALAHISGATSIEQRSLLNSDAGFVTMILRCSEEINNMSYAWRRLRELLGDDVDRKVNRMCFLKGKMGVCFDIPAADQKDIEARWEDSKQWRLCVATELPELVESQRPGGGGSSGGNSRSFSSSRNGRRGGSGRNRFRSRGQKRSFDRAFDR